The Patescibacteria group bacterium region CACGACGACTACATAATGATCAACCGCGCCTTTACCTTTACCCATCGGCAATTCTCCGCCATGGGCGGTTACCGGCTTATCAGGAAAGATTCTGATCCACATCTTACCACCCTTCTTGATATATTTCGTGATCACGCGCCGAGCGGCTTCAATCTGTCGGGAAGTCACCCAACAAGCGCTAGTGCTTTTTAAGCCATAACTGCCAAAACTAATATTAAGCATCCGGCTGGCTTTCCCGCCCTGGCGACGCTTATGATCCTTGCGGTGTTTTGTTTTCTTTGGCATTAACATATTTTGGTAATCTTAATTTTCTTAATTAGCTCTCCTTCTCTTGGTTAAAGATTTCTCCGCGATAAACCCATACCTTGATACCGATGGCGCCATAACTAGTATGGGCCGCTCCGCGAGCATAATCGATATCAGCTCGCAAGGTGTGAAGCGGTACTTTTCCTGAAACTAATTTCTCGGTCCGAGCGATTTCCGCACCATTCAAACGGCCGCCAATTACCACCTTCACTCCCTGGGCTCCGGCTCTTTCCGCCTTGCCGATAGTCTGCTTCATCACTTTCCTAAAAGGCATTCTCTTTTCAATATCTAAAATCATCGATTGAACTAATATCTGAGCACTCAAATTCGGACGACTAACTTCTTTGATATTCAAATTTATTTCTGACAAACGGAAATTCTTTAAAAATTTATCATGAATCTTCTTTTTCAGTTCTTCGGCGCCATTGCCGCCACGGCCGATGAGCACGCCTGGCTTAGCGGTAAATAAGCTGACTTCAATCTTATTCAAACCGCGGGCAATCTCCACTTTGTCGATCCCAGCTTCTTTGAACTCTTTGATCAAATATTTTCTCACCAAAACATCCTGCTTAACATTCTTGATATAAGCGGTTCCCGATTCGAACCAGGTAGACGCCCAGCTCTTAGTGATCCCCATGCGGAATATTTTTGGATTTACTTTTTTTCCCATAGTATTAAAAATTTAAATCAATTAACCGCTCTTGCGATGAAAAACCTTGGTAGCAAAGCCCTTACCTCCTTTAGCTTCACCTTCTTCAACGGCTTTAGCTTTATTGGCAGGACTTTTCTTGCTAATCTTGCTTTCAGCCTCTTTA contains the following coding sequences:
- the rpsC gene encoding 30S ribosomal protein S3; this encodes MGKKVNPKIFRMGITKSWASTWFESGTAYIKNVKQDVLVRKYLIKEFKEAGIDKVEIARGLNKIEVSLFTAKPGVLIGRGGNGAEELKKKIHDKFLKNFRLSEINLNIKEVSRPNLSAQILVQSMILDIEKRMPFRKVMKQTIGKAERAGAQGVKVVIGGRLNGAEIARTEKLVSGKVPLHTLRADIDYARGAAHTSYGAIGIKVWVYRGEIFNQEKES
- the rplP gene encoding 50S ribosomal protein L16, with translation MLMPKKTKHRKDHKRRQGGKASRMLNISFGSYGLKSTSACWVTSRQIEAARRVITKYIKKGGKMWIRIFPDKPVTAHGGELPMGKGKGAVDHYVVVVKPGMVMFELEGVDAKTAKEALELAAYKLPVKCKFVSKVS